From a region of the Arvicanthis niloticus isolate mArvNil1 chromosome 6, mArvNil1.pat.X, whole genome shotgun sequence genome:
- the Dusp1 gene encoding dual specificity protein phosphatase 1 translates to MVMEVGILDAGGLRALLRERAAQCLLLDCRSFFAFNAGHIAGSVNVRFSTIVRRRAKGAMGLEHIVPNAELRGRLLAGAYHAVVLLDERSAALDGAKRDGTLALAAGALCREARSTQVFFLQGGYEAFSASCPELCSKQSTPLGLSLPLSTSVPDSAESGCSSCSTPLYDQGGPVEILSFLYLGSAYHASRKDMLDALGITALINVSANCPNHFEGHYQYKSIPVEDNHKADISSWFNEAIDFIDSVKDAGGRVFVHCQAGISRSATICLAYLMRTNRVKLDEAFEFVKQRRSIISPNFSFMGQLLQFESQVLAPHCSAEAGSPAMAVLDRGTSTTTVFNFPVSIPVHPTNSALNYLQSPITTSPSC, encoded by the exons ATGGTGATGGAGGTGGGCATCCTGGACGCCGGGGGGCTGCGCGCGCTGCTGCGAGAGCGTGCCGCGCAGTGCCTGCTGCTGGATTGTCGCTCCTTCTTCGCTTTCAACGCCGGCCACATCGCGGGCTCAGTGAACGTGCGCTTCAGCACCATCGTGCGCCGCCGCGCCAAGGGCGCCATGGGCCTGGAGCATATCGTACCCAACGCCGAACTGCGCGGCCGCCTGCTGGCTGGAGCCTATCACGCCGTGGTGCTGCTGGACGAACGCAGCGCCGCCTTGGACGGCGCCAAGCGCGACGGCACCCTGGCCCTGGCCGCGGGTGCGCTCTGCCGAGAGGCGCGTTCCACGCAAGTTTTCTTCCTCCAAG GAGGATATGAAGCGTTTTCGGCTTCCTGCCCTGAGCTGTGCAGCAAACAATCCACCCCCCTGGGGCTCAGCCTCCCCCTGAGTACTAGTGTGCCTGACAGTGCAGAATCCGGATGCAGCTCCTGTAGCACCCCTCTCTACGATCAG GGGGGCCCAGTGGAGATCCTGTCCTTCCTGTACCTGGGCAGTGCCTATCATGCTTCCCGGAAGGATATGCTCGATGCCTTGGGTATCACCGCCTTGATCAACGTCTCAGCCAATTGTCCTAACCACTTTGAGGGTCACTACCAGTACAAAagcatccctgtggaggacaaccACAAGGCGGACATCAGCTCCTGGTTCAACGAGGCAATTGACTTCATAG ACTCCGTCAAAGATGCTGGAGGGAGAGTATTTGTCCATTGCCAGGCCGGCATCTCCCGGTCAGCCACCATCTGCCTTGCTTACCTCATGAGGACTAACAGAGTGAAGCTGGACGAGGCCTTTGAGTTTGTGAAGCAGAGGCGGAGCATCATCTCCCCCAACTTCAGCTTCATGGGCCAGCTGCTGCAATTTGAATCCCAAGTGCTGGCTCCTCACTGCTCTGCTGAAGCTGGGAGCCCGGCCATGGCTGTTCTTGACCGGGGCACCTCTACTACCACTGTCTTCAACTTCCCTGTCTCCATTCCCGTCCACCCCACGAACAGTGCCCTGAACTACCTTCAAAGCCCCATCACAACCTCTCCAAGCTGCTGA